From Thermodesulfobacteriota bacterium, the proteins below share one genomic window:
- a CDS encoding cytochrome c peroxidase: protein MCPRTKWLAAAGLGAMLALGGGAPAGAALSPIEELGKALFYDASLSANGTQSCAACHAPEVGFTGPDAAVNAAGAVYPGALANRFGNRKPPASAYAGDSPLLYFDEEDGGWFGGMFWDGRATGWTLGDPLAEQAQGPYLNPLEQALPNARVLCTKVWSSAYAGLFEEVWGPGSLDCARDTNGVYERIGRSVAAYERSSEVNPFTSKFDLFWENARAAGKDVTKIKCGTGGGGGGMGGAMGCPSGGTDPNRWSAFRGLGLTDAELQGLAVFNDRAECSSCHTLDPGPNGYPLFTDFGYDNIGTPKNPENPFYAMPPKWNPDGADWVDYGLGGFLQSAGYAPAVYEPEMGKHKVPTLRNVDLRPSSDFVKAYGHNGYFKSLDEIVFFYHWRAAMDGGMCGGGMGGGMGCEGMASMFPPPEVDANRAELPMFPRPQVDNIVTFLKTLSDGYFER, encoded by the coding sequence ATGTGCCCACGAACGAAATGGTTGGCCGCAGCAGGGTTGGGCGCGATGCTGGCCCTCGGGGGCGGGGCGCCGGCGGGCGCGGCCTTGAGCCCGATCGAAGAACTCGGCAAAGCGCTTTTCTACGACGCGAGCCTGTCCGCGAACGGCACGCAGTCCTGCGCCGCGTGCCACGCGCCGGAGGTCGGATTCACCGGCCCGGATGCGGCGGTGAACGCCGCCGGCGCCGTATACCCGGGCGCCCTTGCGAACCGGTTCGGCAACCGCAAGCCCCCGGCGTCGGCCTATGCCGGCGACAGCCCGCTCCTCTACTTCGACGAGGAGGACGGGGGCTGGTTCGGGGGGATGTTCTGGGACGGCCGGGCCACCGGCTGGACTCTGGGCGATCCCCTGGCCGAGCAGGCCCAGGGGCCCTACCTGAATCCCCTGGAGCAGGCCCTGCCCAACGCCCGGGTGCTGTGCACGAAGGTCTGGAGCTCGGCCTATGCCGGGCTCTTCGAGGAGGTCTGGGGACCCGGCTCGCTCGACTGCGCCAGGGACACGAACGGCGTGTACGAGAGGATCGGGCGCTCCGTTGCGGCGTACGAGCGCAGCAGCGAAGTCAACCCGTTCACCTCGAAGTTCGACCTCTTCTGGGAAAACGCCCGGGCCGCCGGCAAGGACGTGACGAAGATCAAGTGCGGCACCGGCGGAGGCGGGGGCGGCATGGGCGGCGCCATGGGCTGCCCCAGCGGCGGCACCGACCCCAACCGATGGTCGGCGTTCCGAGGCCTGGGCCTCACCGACGCCGAGCTCCAGGGCCTGGCGGTGTTCAACGACCGGGCCGAGTGCTCCTCCTGCCACACCCTGGACCCCGGTCCCAACGGCTACCCCCTGTTCACCGACTTCGGCTACGACAACATCGGCACCCCGAAGAACCCGGAGAACCCCTTCTATGCCATGCCGCCCAAGTGGAACCCGGACGGCGCCGACTGGGTGGACTATGGCTTGGGAGGCTTTCTGCAGAGCGCCGGTTATGCTCCGGCGGTCTACGAGCCGGAGATGGGAAAGCACAAGGTGCCGACCCTTCGCAACGTGGACCTTCGCCCGTCGTCGGACTTCGTCAAGGCCTACGGGCACAACGGCTACTTCAAGTCTCTGGACGAGATCGTCTTCTTCTACCACTGGCGGGCCGCGATGGACGGCGGGATGTGCGGCGGCGGCATGGGAGGCGGGATGGGGTGCGAGGGCATGGCAAGCATGTTCCCTCCGCCCGAGGTGGACGCGAACCGCGCCGAGCTCCCCATGTTCCCCCGGCCGCAGGTGGACAACATCGTGACGTTCCTCAAGACGCTGTCGGACGGGTACTTCGAGAGGTAG